CGCATTTGCTTGGCATAAGCACCCTGCTTCATGAGCTGCTTCAGATGCGGAGTGGGAAAACTATCGGAAAGATAAAACTCCGGCCGCATCCCATCGATGCTGATAAGGATAACATGCCGGGAGGGCTGTGCCCCTGCGCCCTGCATCATCAGGAGCAACAGACAGATCAGGATATTACATTTCATCTTTATCATCTTTAATAACTACCACTTTCATTTCTTTTACAATGGAGATCACATCAAATCCATGCTCGCGCAAGGCACGGCGGATATCATTCAGATCATTGAAATCACAATACACCTCTATGTCAAATTCTCCGGTGATACCAGTCTGATCAAAGATGGGAATGCCGGATCCAAAATATGTTGCATTGAAATAGTACGACATTATATCATTCACCGTTTTGAACCTGGAGCGTGAGGCATTTACGTTCTTTACCACTACCGGAGCCACTTTGGCAACCTTCACAAGTGCCTGCACCGGCATTTTTCTCTTTTCAACAGTCACTGCAAATCCAAAACAATTCTTCAGATCACGCTGCAGTATCTTTCTGATATTGGACTCTTTCGCTCTTCCTTCAGGCAATTCGATACTATAACAAAAAGTATTCGTCCTCAAATTCCGGTTGGGTTTGAACAGAGAAGGATCGGCCAGTTCCAATACTACATTCCGGTAGTATTCACTGTACTGGCGCTCATCCAATGCGATGTATCCGGATCCTGTATAGGCATAGCGATAAAGGGATGCGAGATCAACCCCCATTACCTGCATTTGATTTCCTTTGATGCGGAACTGAGATTGACCATGCATATAATCCTTGTACGGAGATATCACGGAACGGTATAAGTAATCAGTGGCTGCTCCATTGTTACCATCGATCAGGAAAGGACGGGTATCTTCATAAGTGACCTTGTTTTCACCTTTTCTCCATGCCCTGGGTAATTTGGGTTGTTTCCCTGCAAGGAAGTCTTCGATATTTTCCTTTGTCAACATATACGTGATACCACGAACGATCCCGGACGGATCGATGATAAAAATATGCGGACAACTATAGATGCTGAACCGGTGAAATATTGTTGAATCGAAGGCTGCCGGGAATGTAAGATCATGTTTCGCCTTGTACTTTTCAAAGTCAGCTCTGATGGCTTTGTCAGCCAATTCGCCGCCATACTGTGAACCATTATAACCCACCATGATGAACTGCATTTGTTGCCCGTATCGTTTATTGAACTCATTGATCTTCGGCATACTTTCCACGCAGGAGCCGCAATAACGGTTCCAGCAATCAAGCACCAGCCACTTACCTTTGAAATCCGAAAGGCTAACAGTTTT
This portion of the Pseudobacter ginsenosidimutans genome encodes:
- a CDS encoding TlpA family protein disulfide reductase, yielding MKRVIFSLGLLCLYHLPGNAQTAVNTTLNILPQVGQKMPDFELEGVQQFEKKTVSLSDFKGKWLVLDCWNRYCGSCVESMPKINEFNKRYGQQMQFIMVGYNGSQYGGELADKAIRADFEKYKAKHDLTFPAAFDSTIFHRFSIYSCPHIFIIDPSGIVRGITYMLTKENIEDFLAGKQPKLPRAWRKGENKVTYEDTRPFLIDGNNGAATDYLYRSVISPYKDYMHGQSQFRIKGNQMQVMGVDLASLYRYAYTGSGYIALDERQYSEYYRNVVLELADPSLFKPNRNLRTNTFCYSIELPEGRAKESNIRKILQRDLKNCFGFAVTVEKRKMPVQALVKVAKVAPVVVKNVNASRSRFKTVNDIMSYYFNATYFGSGIPIFDQTGITGEFDIEVYCDFNDLNDIRRALREHGFDVISIVKEMKVVVIKDDKDEM